The Mangifera indica cultivar Alphonso chromosome 12, CATAS_Mindica_2.1, whole genome shotgun sequence DNA window TAAGTAATTGATGTGTCCCcaagtgattgaataattttaaattaaaataaaataatactcaatcacatgataatatatcatttgtatacacATTTTGTGTGCTCATAGTGTGTACATGTACATTGCTCTTTTTTATATCCTATCATTAGATATTAGGTAAACCAGTAAAGTAAAGATAAGGTACATCAGTAAAAAATAGTGCTGATGACACTGATACACAAGAATCGGCCCCTTTACCAAACATCATTCAAGACTGCATTCTTACCTAACTAACGTTAAATAACATTTGTTTCACGGCTGTCTCATTGTTTGGTTAGCCTGGTATCCTAAATGGCTGTTTCATTGTTTTGTTATCCTGGTACCCTAAATTGTATAACTAGACTTAAATGTTCTTCCCATCCCACGATCTAGCACAACATAATGGGatatattctctcaatctttcaaagaAATGGGCGAGAATGTTTTGAGCATTCATTATATCACAAAAAGTATTAATATTCAATGTAAAAGGCGAAGCAATCACTTTTTTCCTTAAATTACTTCTAAAATTAAGAGAATAAAAAACTCCAGCAAATTCAATTGCTTCTCCAAATAAAGAACTCAACAACTATCCATCTATCTCCCTTATAAACATTCAGTCACCGAATAAAAGAGtcctaaaacataaaaatcacCTGTCCTAACAGCGTTTCCTCCATTTCCTCGAGAACCAACCAGAAATTACAAGAGAAAACAAACCTGCCAGAGAACGAAAGGGTTGGAAGTCCTTCCGGCCGGCTCTTCAGCCTCGAACTCCAACTGACCCGGTATTAATAGACGCGCAGAGTCCGGAAACCGCACCAAGTTCGGCTTCACACTTACGTTTTCACTTTCTACACTCGCTTTCGGACTCTCTTTAACGCCAGCTGGCTTTATTTGTTTCTGTTCTTTGTTAAAGAAAGGaagcttgaactcaaattttGGTAGCAATGAGAGTTTGTTTTGGGAATCTTTTCTTTCGGTAGCGTTTTCGGCGTTTTCAGCCATTACTACAACGAGAGAAACTAAACTTCAGCTAAATTTTGTTTCCAATTTTTAAAGCGGCAGGGAAAGCAGTGTCATACCGTCACGTCTTTAGTAGTTCTCCGGTTTGTTACTCCCGGTTCTCTACGGTTCGCGTAAATACTGTTTACCGCTAATTACCCAAACCCCTAGACACGTGTACACGGTACAtctattatctatatattacaacgtatacaattatatttcataatttgTGATCCTACAAAGTATATTTGACATAGTTCTGTTTTTGTCACACcatttatgaaatatatattaacttttataattataattttgtgtaatatttcagtaatttagtatataaatattttaatgaattatataataatgtttttaatgaattaaaataattaggatataatgatagaaaattaaaaaacttgcaataataaaaatcatcttTTTGTTAGTGAATTGTTAGaactttaattattataattaatgaatatttatttattgttctattagattttttttttattaagacaCTAATAATGAAGACTAATTGTGTTATTTTGAGCATTTGTTGGAGCAGAAACGTCACAAGATCCATTAAacgaaatattttttttttctcttttttaataaaatacatcaaaatataaatgattgattgattaaattttctGATCtaattttccatcattttcacAGTGTCCAAACAtcctaaataaattaaaaacaagatAATCAGTGAAAAAGATTAACGTTCTAcgatattttcaaaacattCTCATGCATTGCAAAAAAGTCTTACGTTACAGCAGCCAGAAAGATAGCAACATACCAGCCATTGAACTGCGGGATTGCTGTTGTCTTCGACCTCAAGCTTCAAAGGCGGAGGAATTACAGGTTTAGGATCAGAAAATTTCAC harbors:
- the LOC123192995 gene encoding uncharacterized protein LOC123192995 isoform X2, with translation MAENAENATERKDSQNKLSLLPKFEFKLPFFNKEQKQIKPAGVKESPKASVESENVSVKPNLVRFPDSARLLIPGQLEFEAEEPAGRTSNPFVLWQVYALGGFLVAKWVWARWKERKERAAKKDLPDDKDTPTDDGHHHSA